A genome region from Mycobacterium florentinum includes the following:
- the smc gene encoding chromosome segregation protein SMC: protein MYLKSLTLKGFKSFASPTTLRFEPGITAVVGPNGSGKSNVVDALAWVMGEQGAKTLRGGKMEDVIFAGTSSRAPLGRAEVTVTIDNADNALPIEYSEVSITRRMFRDGASEYEINGTSCRLMDVQELLSDSGIGREMHVIVGQGKLDEILQSRPEDRRAFIEEAAGVLKHRKRKEKALRKLDAMQANLARLTDLTTELRRQLKPLGRQAEVARRAQTIQADLRDARLRLAADDLVNRQVQRDAILEAEATMRREHDEAAGRLAVASEELTAHETALGQLSVRAESVQHTWFGLSALAERVGATVRIASERAQHLDLEPVATSDTDPDALDAEAEQVAAAERELLAELDAARTRLEAARADLSEREREAAEADRAHLAAVRAEADRREGLARLAGQVETMRARVESIDDSVARLSERIEQAAARAQQTRAEFETVQGRVGELDQGEVGLDEHHERTVAALRLADARVVELQASEREAERRVASLRARIDALSVGLERKDGAAWLTQNHSGAGLFGPVAKLVKVRPGYEAALAVVLGSAADALAAENFGAARSAVAALKQADGGRAALVLGDWPVGEPPPAAPLPDGALWALDLVEAPQRLRGAMVAMLSGVAVVDDLGAALDLVAARPQLRAVTLDGDLVGRGWVSGGSDRKPSTLELTSEIDKAGRELAAAESQVAQLSAALSGALAEQRGRQDSAEQALAALNESDTEISAMYEQLGRLGQDARTADEEWNRLLRQREELETGRAQTVAEVTELETRLRNAQASQLAPAEDPVDRQRIAAAADTARGVEVEARLAVRTAEERANALRGRADSLRRAAAAEREARVRAQQAHAARLRAAAVAAAVADAGRLLAARLDRVVAAASQIRDAMVGEREARSAAMAAVRTEVQTLGARVATLTDSLHRDEVANAQAAMRIEQLEQMVLEQFGMSPADLIAEYGPQIALPPSELEMAEFELARERGEQVTAPAPIPYDRPTQERRAKRAERELAELGRVNPLALEEFAALEERYNFLSTQLEDVKAARKDLLDVVADVDARILQVFSDAFVDVEREFQEVFTVLFPGGEGRLRLTNPDDMLTTGIEVEARPPGKKITRLSLLSGGEKALTAVAMLVAIFRARPSPFYIMDEVEAALDDTNLRRLISLFELLRARSQLLIITHQKPTMEVADALYGVTMQGDGITAVISQRMRGQEVAPLATTSS from the coding sequence GTGTACCTCAAGAGTCTGACGCTGAAGGGCTTCAAGTCCTTCGCTTCGCCGACGACTCTGCGCTTCGAACCGGGCATCACCGCCGTCGTCGGACCCAACGGTTCCGGCAAATCCAACGTGGTCGATGCCCTGGCGTGGGTGATGGGGGAGCAGGGCGCCAAGACGCTGCGCGGCGGAAAGATGGAAGACGTCATCTTCGCCGGCACCTCGTCGCGCGCCCCGCTGGGCCGCGCCGAGGTCACCGTCACGATCGACAACGCCGACAACGCGCTGCCGATCGAGTACTCCGAGGTTTCGATCACGCGGCGGATGTTCCGCGACGGCGCCAGCGAATACGAAATCAACGGCACCAGTTGCCGTTTGATGGATGTCCAGGAGTTGCTGAGCGACTCCGGTATCGGCCGCGAGATGCACGTGATCGTCGGGCAGGGCAAGCTCGACGAGATCCTGCAGTCGCGGCCCGAGGATCGCCGTGCGTTCATCGAGGAAGCCGCGGGAGTGCTCAAACACCGCAAGCGCAAGGAAAAAGCCCTGCGCAAGCTGGATGCGATGCAGGCCAACCTGGCCCGGCTCACCGACCTGACCACCGAGCTGCGACGCCAACTCAAACCGCTGGGCCGTCAGGCCGAGGTGGCCCGTCGCGCCCAGACCATCCAGGCCGACCTGCGCGACGCGCGATTGCGGCTGGCAGCCGACGACCTGGTCAACCGGCAGGTGCAGCGCGACGCGATCTTGGAAGCCGAGGCCACCATGCGCCGCGAGCACGACGAGGCCGCCGGCCGCCTGGCCGTGGCGTCCGAGGAGCTGACCGCCCACGAGACCGCGCTGGGCCAGCTCTCGGTGCGCGCCGAGTCGGTCCAGCACACCTGGTTCGGGCTGTCCGCTCTGGCCGAACGGGTGGGCGCCACGGTCCGCATCGCCAGCGAACGCGCCCAGCACCTGGACCTGGAGCCGGTGGCGACCAGCGACACCGACCCGGACGCACTCGACGCCGAGGCCGAACAGGTCGCGGCCGCCGAGCGCGAGCTGCTGGCCGAGCTGGACGCCGCCCGGACCCGGCTCGAGGCCGCCCGGGCCGACCTGTCCGAGCGCGAACGCGAGGCCGCCGAGGCCGATCGGGCCCACCTGGCCGCCGTCCGGGCCGAGGCCGACCGGCGCGAGGGCCTGGCCCGGCTGGCCGGTCAGGTCGAGACGATGCGGGCCCGGGTCGAATCGATCGACGACAGCGTGGCCCGGCTGTCCGAACGCATCGAACAGGCCGCTGCCCGCGCGCAGCAGACCCGGGCGGAGTTCGAGACCGTGCAGGGTCGCGTCGGCGAACTCGATCAGGGCGAGGTCGGCCTGGACGAACACCACGAGCGGACGGTGGCCGCGCTGCGACTGGCCGACGCGCGGGTCGTCGAACTGCAGGCGAGCGAGCGGGAGGCCGAGCGCCGGGTGGCGTCACTGCGGGCCCGCATCGATGCGCTCTCGGTGGGGCTCGAACGCAAGGACGGCGCGGCCTGGCTTACCCAAAACCACAGCGGCGCAGGGCTTTTCGGACCGGTCGCGAAATTGGTCAAGGTCCGTCCAGGGTACGAGGCGGCGCTGGCAGTGGTGCTCGGATCGGCGGCCGACGCGCTGGCCGCCGAAAACTTCGGTGCGGCCCGTTCGGCGGTCGCCGCGCTCAAGCAGGCCGACGGGGGTCGCGCGGCGCTGGTGCTCGGCGATTGGCCCGTCGGTGAACCCCCGCCGGCCGCGCCGCTGCCCGACGGTGCCCTGTGGGCGCTCGACCTGGTCGAGGCCCCGCAGCGGCTGCGCGGCGCGATGGTCGCCATGTTGTCCGGTGTCGCGGTGGTCGACGACCTGGGCGCGGCGCTGGATCTGGTCGCGGCCCGCCCGCAGCTGCGCGCGGTGACGCTCGACGGCGACCTGGTCGGCCGTGGCTGGGTCAGCGGCGGCTCGGACCGCAAGCCGTCGACGCTGGAGCTCACCTCGGAGATCGACAAGGCGGGCCGCGAGCTGGCCGCCGCCGAGTCACAGGTGGCGCAGCTGTCCGCGGCCCTGTCCGGCGCACTGGCCGAGCAGCGCGGCCGGCAGGATTCGGCCGAGCAGGCGCTGGCCGCCCTCAACGAGTCCGACACCGAGATCTCGGCGATGTACGAGCAGCTGGGGCGGCTCGGACAGGACGCCCGCACCGCCGACGAAGAGTGGAACCGGCTGCTGCGTCAGCGCGAGGAGCTGGAGACCGGGCGCGCCCAGACCGTCGCAGAGGTCACCGAGCTCGAAACCCGGCTGCGCAACGCCCAGGCCAGCCAGCTCGCACCTGCCGAAGACCCCGTCGATCGTCAGCGGATCGCCGCCGCGGCCGACACCGCCCGCGGCGTCGAAGTGGAGGCCCGGCTCGCGGTGCGCACCGCCGAGGAACGGGCCAACGCCCTACGCGGCCGGGCCGATTCGTTGCGCCGTGCGGCCGCCGCCGAACGTGAGGCGCGGGTGCGGGCCCAGCAGGCACACGCCGCGCGATTGCGGGCGGCCGCGGTGGCCGCGGCGGTGGCCGACGCGGGCAGGCTGCTCGCGGCGCGGTTGGACCGGGTGGTCGCGGCGGCGTCGCAGATCCGCGACGCGATGGTCGGCGAACGCGAGGCCCGGTCGGCGGCGATGGCGGCGGTGCGCACCGAGGTGCAGACGCTGGGCGCCCGGGTGGCCACGCTGACCGATTCGCTGCACCGCGACGAGGTGGCCAACGCCCAGGCGGCGATGCGTATCGAGCAGCTCGAACAGATGGTGCTCGAGCAGTTCGGCATGAGCCCTGCGGATTTGATCGCCGAGTACGGCCCGCAGATCGCGCTGCCGCCCTCGGAGCTGGAGATGGCCGAGTTCGAGCTGGCCCGCGAGCGCGGCGAGCAGGTCACCGCGCCGGCCCCGATCCCGTACGATCGGCCGACCCAGGAGCGGCGGGCCAAACGCGCCGAGCGGGAACTGGCCGAACTGGGCCGGGTCAATCCGCTGGCGCTCGAAGAGTTTGCCGCGCTGGAAGAGCGCTACAACTTCCTGTCCACCCAGCTCGAGGACGTCAAGGCGGCCCGCAAGGATCTGCTCGACGTCGTCGCCGACGTCGACGCCCGCATCCTGCAGGTGTTCAGCGACGCGTTCGTCGACGTGGAACGCGAATTCCAGGAAGTCTTCACCGTGCTGTTCCCCGGCGGCGAGGGCCGGCTGCGGCTGACCAACCCGGACGACATGCTCACCACCGGCATCGAGGTGGAGGCCCGTCCGCCCGGCAAGAAGATCACCCGGCTGTCTTTGCTGTCCGGTGGCGAGAAGGCGCTGACCGCCGTCGCGATGCTGGTGGCGATCTTCCGGGCCCGCCCGTCGCCGTTCTACATCATGGACGAGGTCGAGGCCGCGCTCGACGACACCAACCTGCGCCGCCTGATCTCGCTGTT
- a CDS encoding acylphosphatase yields MPGPDVRLTAWVHGMVQGVGFRWWTRCRALELGLTGYAANQADGRVLVVAHGPRESGEKLLELLEGGHSWPSRPGHVDKVVADWSQPQEQFEGFVER; encoded by the coding sequence ATGCCGGGTCCTGACGTCCGGCTCACCGCCTGGGTGCACGGCATGGTCCAGGGGGTGGGCTTTCGCTGGTGGACCCGCTGCCGGGCGCTGGAGCTCGGCCTCACCGGTTACGCGGCGAACCAGGCCGACGGCCGCGTCCTGGTCGTCGCCCACGGACCCCGGGAGTCGGGCGAGAAACTGCTGGAGCTGCTGGAAGGCGGCCATTCCTGGCCGTCGCGCCCGGGCCACGTCGACAAGGTCGTTGCCGACTGGTCGCAGCCGCAGGAGCAATTCGAGGGGTTCGTCGAGCGCTAG
- a CDS encoding OsmC family protein: MTQLWVERTGTRRYTGHSSRGAQVLVGSEDVEGVFTPGELMKIALAACSGMASDQPLARRLGDDYRAVVRVSGDADRDEEVYPLLSETLEVDLSGLSEDEQERLFMVVNRAIDLVCTVGRTLKAGTMVKFEIASETGNAGS; the protein is encoded by the coding sequence ATGACGCAATTGTGGGTCGAACGCACCGGGACACGCCGCTACACCGGCCATAGCTCGCGGGGCGCACAGGTTCTTGTCGGCTCCGAGGACGTCGAAGGCGTGTTCACGCCCGGCGAGTTGATGAAGATCGCGCTGGCGGCGTGCAGCGGGATGGCCAGCGACCAGCCGCTGGCTCGCCGGCTCGGCGACGACTACCGGGCGGTGGTCCGGGTCTCCGGCGACGCGGACCGCGACGAAGAGGTCTATCCGCTGCTCTCCGAGACCCTCGAAGTCGACCTGTCGGGCTTGTCCGAGGACGAACAGGAACGCCTGTTCATGGTCGTCAACCGGGCGATCGACCTGGTCTGCACGGTCGGGCGCACGCTCAAGGCGGGCACCATGGTCAAGTTCGAGATCGCCTCCGAGACCGGCAATGCCGGGTCCTGA
- a CDS encoding NifU family protein, with product MIAIHATATEDPRQLRWVVASERLPPRGTVCVAPGKLGALLDSGVVDEIVVGAGAILITICADSSWRALGDEIREALGAALLDPAGWTVDETSVPASQLEAVVEELLAGPVGALAASHGGSIELVSVDGHNVTVRMAGSCDGCPGASSTLRDALERELRHRVDDHVVVSSENDSKSLSFGKKLLSLIVR from the coding sequence ATGATTGCGATCCACGCCACAGCCACCGAGGATCCGCGTCAGCTGCGCTGGGTGGTCGCATCGGAGCGACTGCCGCCGCGCGGCACGGTCTGCGTCGCCCCGGGCAAGCTGGGCGCCTTGCTGGACTCGGGCGTGGTCGACGAAATCGTGGTCGGAGCCGGCGCAATCCTGATCACGATCTGCGCGGACAGCAGCTGGCGTGCGCTGGGCGACGAAATTCGCGAGGCGCTCGGCGCGGCGCTGCTGGACCCGGCGGGCTGGACCGTCGACGAAACATCGGTCCCCGCAAGCCAACTGGAGGCCGTTGTGGAGGAGCTGCTGGCCGGGCCGGTGGGTGCGCTGGCCGCCTCGCACGGCGGTTCGATCGAGCTGGTCTCGGTCGACGGCCACAACGTGACCGTGCGGATGGCCGGCTCCTGCGACGGATGCCCGGGCGCGTCCTCCACACTGCGCGACGCGCTGGAGCGCGAACTGCGGCACCGGGTCGACGATCATGTGGTCGTATCGTCCGAAAACGATTCGAAGTCATTATCTTTCGGCAAGAAGCTGCTGTCTTTGATAGTTCGTTGA
- the feoB gene encoding ferrous iron transporter B encodes MTSCHEEGGSAVAATGMARIALVGSPNAGKTSVFNHLTGLRAKTGNYPGVTVGRSVGTAKVDGVEIAIEDLPGTYSLDPISPDEQVVSDLLGGEVYGDGRPDAIVIVADATTLNRSIILIAQVLRQDLPCLLVLSMTDELTARGGGISLDALSTALGVPVLPVVANRGVGIDALRAQLVAFGQWQRPPVLPPADDAAIDAWGRSVLKAADYAAPKPDRRTRGIDAVVLHPLWGTVIFFAVMFCFFQVVFTVAAPLQDQVGDWLTWLGNLVSNHVGNYVVRGLLGQGLIGGVGTVLQFIPQIVLLFLLIALLENVGYMARAAFLMDRVMASTGLEGRAFVAMLSSFACAIPGIMATRTLPSSKDRIATIITAPLMTCSARLPVFTLLVGILVSPKTQWGGFSAQGIAMFALYVCGGTSALIAAAIFKSTILRSDLLPFTMELPPYRFPSPKNVLITMWDSAKMFLRKAGTIILGTSVVLWVMLNLPAREAETAKMSPTDATAYVMDHSLAADVGKVVGPVFKPLGFDWHVNIALLGSMSAREVFVSTLGQVAAAESPDDPHEALVSLTDDNGHKVFTAPTVIALMAYFIYALQCMSTVAVMRRETNSWKWPAIAWSYMFVLAWVMAFLARQVAIALGA; translated from the coding sequence ATGACGTCATGCCACGAGGAAGGCGGCTCCGCGGTCGCCGCTACGGGGATGGCTCGGATCGCGTTGGTGGGCAGCCCCAACGCGGGCAAGACTTCCGTGTTCAACCACCTGACCGGACTGCGCGCCAAGACGGGTAACTACCCGGGCGTCACCGTCGGGCGCAGCGTCGGTACCGCCAAAGTGGACGGCGTCGAAATCGCCATCGAGGACCTGCCCGGTACCTACAGCCTCGACCCGATCAGCCCGGACGAGCAGGTGGTGTCCGACCTGCTGGGCGGCGAGGTCTACGGCGACGGCCGGCCCGACGCGATCGTCATCGTCGCCGACGCCACCACGCTGAACCGCTCGATCATCCTGATCGCGCAGGTGCTGCGGCAAGACCTGCCGTGCCTGTTGGTGCTGAGCATGACCGACGAATTGACCGCGCGCGGCGGCGGCATCTCGCTGGACGCCTTGTCGACGGCGCTGGGCGTCCCGGTCCTGCCCGTCGTCGCCAACCGCGGCGTGGGCATCGACGCGTTGCGCGCCCAGCTGGTGGCGTTCGGTCAGTGGCAACGGCCCCCGGTCCTGCCGCCGGCCGACGATGCCGCGATCGACGCGTGGGGCCGCTCGGTGCTGAAGGCGGCGGATTACGCTGCCCCGAAACCGGATCGGCGCACCCGCGGGATCGACGCGGTCGTGCTGCACCCGCTGTGGGGGACCGTCATCTTCTTCGCGGTGATGTTCTGCTTCTTCCAGGTCGTCTTCACCGTGGCCGCGCCGCTGCAGGATCAGGTGGGCGATTGGCTCACCTGGCTCGGCAACCTGGTCAGCAATCACGTCGGCAATTACGTGGTGCGCGGGCTGCTCGGCCAGGGGCTGATCGGCGGTGTCGGAACGGTGCTCCAGTTCATTCCGCAGATCGTGTTGCTGTTCTTGCTGATTGCGTTGCTGGAGAACGTCGGCTACATGGCGCGCGCCGCATTCTTGATGGACCGGGTGATGGCCTCGACGGGTTTGGAAGGCCGCGCGTTCGTCGCGATGCTGTCGTCGTTCGCCTGCGCCATCCCGGGAATCATGGCCACCCGGACGCTGCCGTCGTCGAAAGACCGCATCGCCACGATCATCACGGCGCCGCTGATGACCTGCTCGGCCCGGCTTCCGGTGTTCACCCTGCTGGTCGGCATCCTGGTTTCCCCGAAGACCCAGTGGGGCGGCTTCAGTGCGCAGGGCATCGCGATGTTCGCGCTGTATGTGTGCGGCGGCACCTCGGCCCTGATCGCCGCGGCGATCTTCAAATCGACGATCCTGCGCAGCGATCTGCTGCCGTTCACGATGGAGCTTCCGCCGTACCGCTTCCCGTCGCCCAAGAACGTGCTGATCACGATGTGGGATTCGGCAAAGATGTTCTTGCGCAAGGCCGGAACGATCATCCTCGGCACGTCCGTGGTGCTGTGGGTGATGCTCAACCTGCCGGCCCGCGAGGCCGAGACCGCGAAGATGTCGCCGACCGACGCGACCGCCTACGTGATGGACCACAGCTTGGCCGCCGATGTCGGCAAGGTGGTCGGGCCGGTGTTCAAGCCGCTCGGCTTCGACTGGCATGTCAACATCGCCCTGCTCGGTTCGATGTCGGCGCGCGAAGTGTTCGTGTCCACCCTGGGGCAGGTCGCGGCGGCGGAGAGTCCCGACGATCCGCACGAGGCGCTGGTCTCCCTGACCGACGACAACGGCCACAAGGTGTTCACCGCGCCGACCGTGATCGCGCTGATGGCGTACTTCATCTATGCGCTGCAATGCATGTCGACCGTCGCGGTGATGCGGCGTGAAACGAACTCGTGGAAATGGCCCGCGATCGCGTGGTCCTACATGTTCGTCCTGGCCTGGGTGATGGCGTTCCTCGCTCGACAAGTCGCGATAGCGCTGGGCGCATGA
- a CDS encoding FeoA family protein, protein MLAQLSPGERATIVGVASAASEVVAGRLRQLGFRPASDVEVIRRAPMGDPTIYRVQDTELCLRRREALLIEVVAGTDA, encoded by the coding sequence GTGCTGGCGCAGTTGTCGCCGGGCGAGCGGGCAACCATCGTGGGCGTCGCCTCGGCGGCCTCCGAGGTGGTGGCGGGCCGACTGCGGCAGTTGGGATTTCGGCCGGCCTCCGATGTGGAGGTGATCCGCCGGGCCCCGATGGGCGACCCGACCATCTACCGGGTTCAGGACACCGAGCTGTGCCTGCGCCGCCGCGAGGCGCTGCTGATCGAGGTCGTCGCGGGGACTGACGCATGA
- the mutM gene encoding DNA-formamidopyrimidine glycosylase, with product MPELPEVEVVRRGLQAHVVGKTITAVRVHHPRAVRRHEAGPADLTARLLGARIDGTDRRGKYLWLLLDGDTALVVHLGMSGQMLLGEVPRADHVRISAVLDDATLLSFADQRTFGGWMLAELIEIDGSVVPVPVAHLARDPLDPRFDVDAVVKVLRRKHSEIKRQLLDQQVVSGIGNIYADEALWRAKVHGARVADTLTRRQLTAVLEAAAEVMREALAKGGTSFDSLYVNVNGESGYFDRSLDAYGREGENCRRCGAVMRREKFMNRSSFYCPRCQPRPRS from the coding sequence ATGCCTGAACTGCCCGAGGTCGAGGTGGTGCGCCGCGGCTTGCAGGCCCATGTTGTGGGCAAGACGATCACCGCGGTTCGGGTGCACCACCCCCGCGCGGTACGCCGGCACGAGGCCGGGCCCGCCGATCTGACGGCCCGGTTGCTCGGCGCGCGGATCGACGGAACCGATCGACGCGGCAAATACCTGTGGCTGTTGCTCGACGGCGATACCGCCCTGGTCGTTCACCTCGGCATGAGCGGGCAGATGCTGTTGGGCGAGGTGCCGCGGGCCGATCACGTCCGGATCTCCGCGGTGCTCGACGACGCAACGCTGCTGAGCTTCGCCGACCAGCGGACCTTCGGGGGCTGGATGCTTGCCGAACTCATAGAAATCGACGGCAGCGTCGTGCCGGTGCCCGTCGCGCACCTCGCACGTGACCCGCTGGACCCCCGCTTCGATGTCGATGCGGTGGTGAAAGTGTTGCGGCGCAAGCATTCCGAGATCAAACGCCAACTGCTGGATCAGCAGGTGGTGTCGGGCATCGGCAATATCTATGCCGATGAAGCGTTGTGGCGGGCCAAAGTTCACGGTGCCCGGGTGGCGGACACGCTGACCCGCCGCCAGCTGACCGCCGTGTTGGAGGCCGCCGCGGAGGTGATGCGCGAGGCGCTCGCCAAGGGCGGGACCTCGTTCGATTCGCTGTACGTCAACGTCAACGGCGAGTCGGGCTACTTTGACCGATCGCTGGATGCCTATGGGCGCGAAGGCGAAAACTGCCGGCGCTGCGGCGCGGTGATGCGCCGCGAGAAGTTCATGAACCGGTCGTCGTTCTACTGTCCGCGGTGTCAGCCGCGGCCACGCAGTTAA
- the rnc gene encoding ribonuclease III: MTSRQPLLDALGVDLPEELLSLALTHRSYAYEHGGLPTNERLEFLGDAVLGLTVTDELYHRHPDRSEGDLAKLRASVVNTQALADVGRHLCEGGLGAHLLLGRGEANTGGADKSSILADGMESLLGAIYLAHGIETAREVILRLFGALLDAAPTLGAGLDWKTSLQELTAARGMGAPSYLVTSTGPDHDKEFTAVVVVMETEYGSGVGRSKKEAEQKAAAATWKTLEALDTAGKTPV; this comes from the coding sequence GTGACTTCCCGGCAACCCCTGCTCGACGCGCTCGGGGTCGACCTCCCCGAGGAGCTGCTCTCGTTGGCGTTGACCCACCGCAGCTACGCCTACGAGCATGGCGGACTGCCGACCAACGAGCGGCTGGAATTTCTCGGCGACGCCGTGCTGGGCCTGACCGTCACCGACGAGCTCTACCACCGTCATCCCGACCGGTCGGAAGGTGACCTGGCCAAACTGCGCGCCAGCGTCGTCAACACCCAGGCGCTGGCCGACGTCGGTCGACACCTGTGCGAAGGGGGACTGGGCGCACACCTGTTGCTGGGGCGCGGCGAAGCGAACACGGGTGGAGCCGACAAGTCGAGCATCCTGGCCGACGGGATGGAATCGCTGCTGGGCGCGATCTACCTGGCGCACGGCATCGAAACGGCGCGCGAGGTGATCCTGCGGTTGTTCGGTGCGCTGCTGGACGCCGCGCCGACGCTGGGCGCGGGGCTGGATTGGAAGACCAGTCTGCAGGAGCTCACCGCGGCCCGCGGCATGGGCGCGCCGTCCTACCTGGTCACCTCGACCGGCCCGGACCACGACAAGGAATTCACCGCGGTGGTCGTCGTGATGGAGACCGAATACGGGTCGGGCGTCGGGCGCTCCAAGAAGGAAGCCGAGCAGAAGGCCGCCGCCGCGACCTGGAAAACGCTGGAAGCGTTGGACACCGCGGGGAAAACGCCCGTCTAG
- a CDS encoding YceD family protein — translation MAREHRTTAQQHPASPMTVDVTRLGRRPGSMVTLRNTVPSPLRIGLDMIAIPRGAPLDMDLRVESVSEGVLVTGTVSGPTLGECSRCLTEVQGNVQVGLTELFAYPNSTTEATTEEDEVGRVVDDRIDLEQPIIDAVGLELPFAPVCRADCPGLCPECGVQLANDPGHHHDNIDPRWAKLVDMLSDDAADPDTAGGQR, via the coding sequence ATGGCGCGCGAACACAGGACTACTGCGCAGCAACATCCGGCCTCGCCGATGACGGTTGACGTCACGCGGCTCGGGCGACGACCGGGCTCGATGGTGACGTTGCGCAACACCGTGCCCAGCCCGTTGCGGATCGGACTGGACATGATCGCGATCCCGCGGGGCGCCCCGCTGGACATGGATCTGCGGGTCGAATCGGTGTCGGAAGGCGTACTGGTCACGGGAACGGTGTCGGGGCCCACGCTCGGCGAGTGCTCGCGGTGCCTGACCGAGGTGCAGGGGAATGTGCAGGTCGGGTTGACCGAACTGTTCGCCTACCCGAACAGCACCACCGAGGCGACCACCGAGGAGGACGAGGTCGGCCGCGTGGTCGACGACCGCATCGACCTCGAGCAGCCGATCATCGACGCAGTCGGGCTCGAACTCCCGTTTGCGCCGGTATGCCGAGCGGACTGCCCCGGGTTGTGCCCGGAATGCGGCGTCCAGCTGGCCAATGATCCCGGCCACCACCATGACAACATCGATCCGCGATGGGCCAAGCTGGTGGACATGCTCTCCGACGATGCCGCCGACCCGGATACCGCCGGGGGGCAGCGGTGA
- the sepIVA gene encoding cell division protein SepIVA, producing MYRVFEALDELGAIVEEARGVPMTAGCVVPRGDVLELIDDIKDAIPGELDDAQDVLDARDSMLSDAKSHADSMVSSATTESESLLNHSRAEADRLLSDAKAQADRMVNEARQHSERMVADAREEAMRIATAAKREYEASVGRAQAEADRLIENGNISYEKAVQEGIKEQQRLVSQNEVVQAANAESTRLIDTAHAEADRLRGECDIYVDNKLAEFEEFLNGTLRSVGRGRHQLRTAAGTHDYATR from the coding sequence GTGTACCGAGTCTTTGAAGCGCTGGATGAATTGGGCGCCATTGTCGAAGAAGCCCGCGGCGTGCCTATGACGGCGGGCTGTGTGGTGCCTCGCGGCGATGTGCTGGAGCTGATCGACGACATCAAGGATGCGATTCCCGGCGAGCTGGACGACGCCCAGGACGTACTCGATGCGCGTGATTCGATGCTGTCCGACGCCAAGTCGCACGCCGACTCGATGGTGTCCTCGGCAACCACCGAGTCGGAGTCGTTGCTCAACCACTCCCGCGCCGAAGCCGACCGGCTGCTTTCCGACGCCAAGGCGCAGGCCGACCGGATGGTGAACGAGGCGCGCCAGCACAGCGAGCGAATGGTCGCCGACGCGCGCGAGGAAGCGATGCGCATCGCCACGGCGGCCAAACGCGAATACGAGGCCAGCGTCGGCCGCGCCCAGGCCGAAGCCGACCGGCTCATCGAAAACGGCAACATCTCCTACGAGAAGGCCGTGCAAGAGGGCATCAAGGAGCAGCAGCGCCTGGTCTCGCAGAACGAGGTGGTGCAGGCCGCCAACGCCGAGTCCACCCGGCTGATCGACACCGCACACGCCGAGGCCGACCGGTTGCGCGGTGAGTGCGACATCTATGTCGACAACAAGCTCGCGGAGTTCGAGGAGTTCCTCAACGGCACGCTTCGTTCGGTGGGCCGCGGTCGCCACCAGCTCCGGACGGCGGCCGGAACGCACGACTACGCGACGCGCTAG
- a CDS encoding thioesterase II family protein, with the protein MNGPPDRNSDKTSAPTLFIFPHAGGSAKYYVPFAKAFTADIKRVAVQYPSRRDRGLTELASIPELADEIFNMMAPAAKEAGQVAFFGHSMGGLAAFEVALRFQSAGHPISTLFISSCAAPGHIRYKELQGSDHDILSLVAQVTQTNPEHLANDEFASSILPTLQSVRTIAAYTRPPEIKLSCPIHAFVADDDLIVAEENMTAWAERTTREFSIRVFPGDHFYLNANLPELVKNIEEVVLDSPGKS; encoded by the coding sequence GTGAACGGGCCCCCTGACCGAAATAGCGATAAGACGAGCGCGCCGACGTTGTTTATCTTTCCGCATGCCGGTGGATCCGCGAAATACTACGTTCCGTTCGCCAAGGCGTTCACCGCGGATATCAAACGGGTCGCCGTGCAATACCCCAGCCGGCGCGATCGCGGCCTGACCGAGCTCGCCAGCATTCCCGAGTTGGCCGACGAAATCTTCAACATGATGGCGCCCGCGGCCAAAGAAGCTGGTCAGGTCGCGTTTTTCGGCCACAGCATGGGCGGGCTGGCGGCCTTCGAAGTGGCGCTGAGATTCCAATCGGCCGGACATCCGATCAGCACGTTGTTCATCTCGTCCTGCGCAGCGCCGGGTCACATCCGATACAAGGAATTGCAGGGATCCGACCACGACATATTGAGCTTGGTCGCCCAGGTCACCCAGACAAATCCCGAGCATCTGGCAAATGACGAATTCGCCTCGAGCATCCTGCCCACGTTGCAAAGCGTCCGCACGATTGCCGCTTATACCCGGCCCCCGGAGATAAAGCTGTCGTGTCCGATCCATGCATTCGTCGCCGACGACGACCTCATCGTGGCGGAGGAGAACATGACGGCCTGGGCCGAGCGGACCACGCGGGAGTTCTCCATCCGGGTGTTCCCCGGGGATCATTTCTATCTCAACGCGAATTTGCCCGAACTGGTGAAGAACATCGAGGAAGTGGTGCTCGACTCCCCGGGCAAAAGTTAG